A genomic stretch from Xenopus laevis strain J_2021 chromosome 6S, Xenopus_laevis_v10.1, whole genome shotgun sequence includes:
- the tp53inp1.S gene encoding tumor protein p53 inducible nuclear protein 1 S homeolog (The RefSeq protein has 1 substitution compared to this genomic sequence), whose protein sequence is MFARECSNVPSQETKLSEKEDDEWIVVDFIAQVDPGSRFSEEAATFEVISHSDEKPVTTQVPNAFEHLGTTSDSCFIHFNLCPMEESWFVTPPPCFTAGELTSVAVKTSPLENLLIEHPSMSVYAVNNLCHKSETKSESGFPSHDRIESDTEDKKKGKHLHCSIASLAARMKGLENTKTFVGDKLTKRHLEKHVNRKGLRRQNLIRGCRSQQIKHSRLLVHQPSLRQYNY, encoded by the exons ATGTTTGCTAGAGAATGTAGCAATGTCCCAAGCCAAGAAACCAAACTCAGCGAAAAAGAAGATGACGAATGGATTGTCGTTGACTTTATAG CTCAAGTGGATCCTGGTTCAAGGTTCTCTGAAGAAGCAGCAACGTTTGAAGTCATATCCCATTCTGATGAAAAACCTGTTACCACACAGGTGCCAAATGCTTTTGAACATTTAGCAACCACAAGTGACTCATGCTTCATTCATTTCAACTTATGCCCCATGGAGGAAAGCTGGTTTGTGACACCACCCCCTTGTTTTACTGCAGGAGAACTGACCAGTGTAGCGGTAAAAACCAGCCCTTTGGAAAATCTTCTCATTGAGCACCCAAGCATGTCTGTGTATGCAGTTAATAACTTGTGCCACAAATCAGAGACTAAAAGTGAATCTGGTTTTCCCAGCCATGATAGAATTGA gtCGGATACAGAGGATAAAAAAAAGGGTAAACACCTACACTGCTCTATAGCATCTCTTGCTGCTCGCATGAAAGGACTGGAGAACACCAAAACATTTGTAGGTGATAAGTTGACTAAACGTCATTTGGAAAAACATGTGAACCGAAAGGGTCTTCGACGCCAGAATCTCATTCGAGGATGCCGTTCCCAACAAATCAAGCACAGCAGACTCCTCGTCCATCAGCCTTCACTGCGGCAGTACAATTACTAA